A region from the Musa acuminata AAA Group cultivar baxijiao chromosome BXJ1-10, Cavendish_Baxijiao_AAA, whole genome shotgun sequence genome encodes:
- the LOC135595025 gene encoding cyclin-A3-1-like, whose amino-acid sequence MADKENGAPRLTRAAAKRVASAQAADPVAPPPAKKKRVALSELPTLSNAVPRAAVDPTTPPPSKPKSKPKKKVEEADDEKVDLVEVAAPSDDDPQMCAHCASDIYQYLNSMEADAKRRPSPNYMETVQSDVTANMRAILVDWLVEVAEEYKLVSDTLFLTVSYIDRFLSFNAINRHRLQLLGVSSMLIASKYEEISPPNAEDFCYITDNTYTKQEVVKMESDILKFLKFEMGNPTIKTFVRRFTQVGQEDGKYPNLQLEYLGSYLAELSLLDYGCVKFLPSVVAAAAVFVARFTIDPKSHPWNKKLEECTGYKVSDLKYCICAILDLQLSKKAASLVAIRDKYKQHRFECVSSLVPPSEIPATYFDEPKEYLP is encoded by the exons ATGGCGGACAAGGAGAACGGCGCCCCACGCCTCACCCGTGCTGCCGCCAAGAGGGTAGCCTCCGCCCAGGCCGCGGACCCAGTCGCCCCGCCGCCGGCGAAGAAAAAGCGCGTGGCTCTGAGCGAGCTCCCCACCCTCTCCAACGCCGTCCCTCGGGCGGCGGTAGATCCCACCACCCCTCCTCCTTCTAAGCCCAAGTCGAAGCCCAAGAAGAAGGTGGAAGAGGCGGATGACGAGAAAGTTGACCTCGTGGAGGTCGCCGCCCCGTCGGATGATGATCCGCAGATGTGTGCACATTGCGCGTCTGATATCTATCAATACCTCAATTCAATGGAG GCGGACGCGAAGCGGAGGCCATCGCCGAACTATATGGAGACGGTTCAGAGCGACGTCACGGCCAATATGAGGGCGATTCTGGTGGATTGGTTAGTTGAGGTGGCGGAGGAATACAAGCTGGTCTCCGATACCCTTTTCCTCACTGTCTCCTACATCGATCGATTCCTTTCGTTCAATGCGATCAATAGACACCGGTTGCAGCTCCTTGGGGTTTCTTCCATGCTCATTGCTTC CAAATATGAAGAGATTAGCCCCCCTAACGCGGAAGATTTTTGTTATATCACGGATAATACCTACACAAAGCAAGAG GTGGTGAAAATGGAGAGTGACATCCTAAAGTTTCTAAAGTTCGAGATGGGCAATCCAACCATCAAAACTTTCGTAAG GCGATTCACACAGGTTGGTCAAGAAGATGGCAAA TACCCAAATCTGCAATTAGAATACCTCGGAAGCTACCTTGCTGAGTTAAGTTTACTGGACTATGGTTGCGTTAAATTCTTGCCGTCGgtagttgctgctgctgctgtttttgTTGCAAGATTCACAATTGATCCAAAAAGTCATCCTTGG AACAAAAAATTGGAAGAGTGTACTGGCTATAAGGTGTCTGATCTAAAATACTGCATCTGTGCCATACTTGATTTGCAGTTGAGTAAGAAAGCAGCGTCGCTGGTGGCTATCAGAGATAAATACAAGCAGCACAGG TTCGAGTGTGTATCTTCACTGGTTCCTCCCTCTGAGATTCCTGCAACCTACTTCGATGAACCCAAGGAATACCTACCATGA